A genome region from Micromonospora peucetia includes the following:
- a CDS encoding winged helix-turn-helix domain-containing protein, which yields MSVSPASSRAGWHTSQPAVPGRPPGGQRRPANTAAPMLTVTLNIPLASEESLTPPARRLLEAAREMLERGEGTIIAPASVERRPEPVPAGRPPSRPVAAMVPTLHILASSRSVLRDGEPLPLTRLEFDLLLHLVAHPRRVFTRLQLLNAVWGYEHAGVRTVDVHVRRLRGKVGVDVPLVTTVYGVGYRLADDAHVTIDRNG from the coding sequence ATGTCGGTCAGCCCCGCCTCGTCGCGCGCCGGATGGCATACGTCCCAGCCCGCTGTCCCCGGTCGACCCCCGGGTGGCCAGCGTCGCCCCGCCAACACCGCCGCACCGATGCTCACGGTGACCCTGAACATCCCGTTGGCATCCGAGGAGTCGCTGACCCCGCCCGCCCGGCGGCTGCTGGAGGCCGCCCGGGAGATGCTGGAACGCGGCGAGGGCACCATCATCGCCCCCGCCAGCGTCGAACGCCGCCCCGAGCCGGTGCCGGCCGGCCGGCCGCCGTCACGTCCGGTCGCCGCCATGGTCCCCACCCTGCACATCCTCGCGTCGTCCCGGTCGGTGCTGCGCGACGGCGAGCCGTTGCCACTGACCCGGCTGGAGTTCGACCTGCTGCTGCACCTCGTCGCCCACCCTCGCCGGGTGTTCACCCGGTTGCAGTTGCTCAACGCGGTCTGGGGCTACGAGCATGCTGGCGTGCGCACCGTGGACGTGCACGTCCGGCGGCTGCGCGGCAAGGTCGGCGTCGACGTCCCGCTGGTCACCACCGTCTACGGCGTCGGCTACCGGCTCGCCGACGACGCCCACGTCACCATCGACCGCAACGGCTGA
- a CDS encoding winged helix-turn-helix domain-containing protein has product MSVVAIPTRTHPTVRPERIGPVRPRSAPTVTITLDLAPGPVSPRLARLLELIGELAESGEGRLGPGVADDRPAAPRAVPTAPDPQAIRIATGSRVVHQGSRPIPLTRIEYDLLLFLAEQPRRVFTRLQLLSRVWGYEHAVARTVDVHVRRLRAKLDADMPVVTTVYGVGYRLADEARIEIERNR; this is encoded by the coding sequence ATGTCCGTCGTCGCCATCCCCACCCGCACCCACCCGACCGTCCGCCCCGAGCGGATCGGGCCGGTCCGCCCGCGTTCCGCCCCGACCGTCACCATCACCCTCGACCTGGCCCCGGGCCCGGTGAGCCCTCGCCTGGCCCGACTGCTGGAGCTGATCGGCGAACTCGCCGAGTCGGGGGAGGGCCGGCTGGGTCCCGGTGTCGCCGACGACCGGCCGGCGGCGCCCCGTGCGGTGCCGACCGCCCCGGACCCGCAGGCGATCCGGATCGCCACCGGCTCGCGGGTGGTCCACCAGGGATCCCGGCCGATCCCGCTGACCCGGATCGAGTACGACCTGCTGCTGTTCCTGGCGGAGCAGCCCCGGCGGGTCTTCACGCGGCTCCAACTGCTGAGCCGGGTGTGGGGCTACGAGCACGCGGTGGCGCGCACCGTCGACGTGCACGTCCGCCGGCTGCGCGCCAAGCTCGACGCGGACATGCCGGTGGTGACCACCGTCTACGGCGTCGGCTACCGCCTAGCCGACGAGGCCCGGATCGAGATCGAGCGCAATCGCTGA
- a CDS encoding TraR/DksA family transcriptional regulator, producing MLVHDTIGTGRSQTEIDQIQRSLQARYDELSAEYEQAVLQSHVLRLVEVGDTAGDDQADSGTKTAERDTAQSLLRTILDRRAQYEHALTRLEEGTYGFCEGCTSAIPVERLEIFPSATTCVQCKQNRERRAA from the coding sequence ATGCTCGTCCACGACACGATCGGTACGGGCCGGTCCCAGACGGAGATCGACCAGATCCAGCGCTCCCTGCAGGCCCGCTATGACGAGCTGTCCGCGGAGTACGAGCAGGCGGTGCTGCAGAGCCACGTGTTGCGACTGGTGGAGGTGGGTGACACCGCCGGCGACGACCAGGCCGACAGCGGCACCAAGACGGCGGAGCGGGACACCGCACAGTCCCTGCTGCGGACCATCCTGGACCGCCGCGCCCAGTACGAACACGCCCTCACCCGGCTGGAGGAGGGCACCTACGGCTTCTGCGAGGGCTGCACCTCCGCGATCCCCGTCGAGCGGCTGGAGATCTTTCCCTCCGCCACCACCTGCGTGCAGTGCAAGCAGAACCGGGAGCGCCGGGCGGCCTGA
- a CDS encoding cupin domain-containing protein: protein MTHIDPPGGHSRPAVPSEAAAALSRCVSVEPAKFAAAHWGRTPLLSRADELPNRAGFTDLLSPADADELLSRRGLRSPFLRIAKDGQLVPAARFTGGGGAGAEIADQVLDERVLELYAGGATLVLQGLHRTWPALIDFTRELGTAVGQPLQVNAYLTPAGNQGFATHYDTHDVFVLQVDGRKHWRIHPPVLPDPLERQTWGGRADEVAATADGPAALDVVLAPGDALYLPRGWLHSAQAQESSSLHLTVGVRALTRYTMVEELLALAAEDQRLRATLPFGTDVSDPDAIEPELTETVEALRDWLLRADPAAVAARLRQRAWPAARPAPIRPLAQAAALAALDADTRLAPRPGLRWRLSPRGDQVALVLFDRTITLPASCAPAVHALLGAESVRVGDLPGLDDDTDRLTLARRLLREAVLIPA from the coding sequence GTGACTCACATCGACCCGCCGGGCGGCCACAGCCGCCCGGCGGTTCCGTCCGAGGCCGCCGCCGCGCTCAGCCGCTGCGTGTCGGTCGAGCCGGCGAAGTTCGCCGCCGCCCACTGGGGACGCACACCGCTGCTCTCCCGCGCCGACGAGCTGCCCAACCGGGCCGGCTTCACCGACCTGCTCAGCCCCGCCGACGCCGACGAACTGCTCAGCCGCCGCGGCCTGCGTAGCCCCTTCCTGCGGATCGCCAAGGACGGCCAGCTCGTGCCGGCGGCCCGCTTCACCGGCGGTGGCGGCGCCGGTGCCGAGATCGCCGACCAGGTCCTCGACGAGCGGGTGCTCGAGCTGTACGCCGGCGGCGCCACCCTCGTCCTGCAGGGCCTGCACCGCACCTGGCCGGCCCTGATCGACTTCACCCGCGAGCTCGGCACCGCCGTCGGGCAGCCGTTGCAGGTCAACGCCTACCTGACCCCCGCCGGAAACCAGGGCTTCGCCACCCACTACGACACCCACGACGTCTTCGTCCTCCAGGTCGACGGCCGCAAGCACTGGCGGATCCACCCGCCGGTGCTGCCCGACCCGCTGGAGAGGCAGACCTGGGGTGGCCGGGCCGACGAGGTCGCCGCCACCGCCGACGGGCCCGCCGCGCTGGACGTGGTGCTCGCCCCCGGCGACGCGCTCTACCTGCCCCGAGGCTGGCTGCACAGCGCGCAGGCCCAGGAGTCCAGCTCGCTGCACCTGACCGTCGGCGTGCGGGCGCTGACCCGCTACACCATGGTCGAGGAACTGCTCGCCCTCGCCGCCGAGGACCAGCGGCTGCGCGCCACCCTGCCGTTCGGCACCGACGTGTCGGACCCGGACGCGATCGAGCCGGAGCTGACCGAGACGGTGGAGGCGCTGCGGGACTGGCTGCTGCGGGCCGACCCGGCGGCGGTCGCCGCCCGGCTGCGGCAGCGGGCCTGGCCGGCCGCCCGGCCCGCGCCCATCCGGCCGCTGGCCCAGGCCGCCGCACTGGCGGCGCTGGACGCCGACACCCGGCTGGCCCCACGACCCGGCCTGCGGTGGCGGCTCAGCCCGCGGGGCGACCAGGTCGCGCTGGTGCTGTTCGACCGCACGATCACCCTGCCCGCGTCGTGCGCGCCGGCCGTGCACGCCCTGCTCGGCGCCGAATCCGTCCGGGTCGGCGACCTGCCGGGCCTAGACGACGACACCGACCGGCTCACCCTGGCCCGCCGTCTCCTGCGCGAGGCCGTGCTGATCCCCGCCTGA
- a CDS encoding rhodanese-like domain-containing protein — MPQTDDPRACPAPVAPPGSRGIDEILAAARARLDRFDPERAHLAHRGGALLVDIRPAAQRAAHGTVPGSLVIERNVLEWRFDPRCPARLPEAVGYDLRVMVICQEGYTSSLAAAALQDLGLHHATDVVGGFVAWRLAGLPVLGPTPPQRPSIPAPPVTAGRAPS; from the coding sequence ATGCCGCAGACCGACGACCCGCGCGCGTGTCCGGCCCCGGTGGCGCCACCGGGCTCCCGGGGCATCGACGAGATCCTGGCCGCGGCCAGGGCGCGGCTGGACCGGTTCGATCCGGAACGCGCGCACCTGGCGCACCGGGGCGGGGCCCTGCTGGTCGACATCCGCCCGGCCGCCCAGCGGGCCGCCCACGGCACCGTGCCCGGCTCGTTGGTGATCGAACGCAACGTGCTGGAGTGGCGGTTCGACCCCCGCTGTCCGGCCCGGCTGCCCGAGGCGGTCGGCTACGACCTTCGAGTGATGGTCATCTGCCAGGAGGGCTACACCTCCTCGCTGGCCGCCGCCGCCCTCCAGGACCTCGGGCTGCACCACGCCACGGACGTCGTCGGCGGCTTCGTCGCCTGGCGGCTCGCCGGTCTGCCCGTGCTCGGCCCCACCCCGCCGCAGCGTCCGTCCATTCCCGCGCCCCCGGTGACCGCCGGCCGGGCGCCGTCCTGA
- a CDS encoding uridine kinase: MRIRPISPERLVAELTERLAGTGAPGRLRVAVDGAPAAGPDELAAALVDPLRALGRPALHVRAADFLRPASVRLEYGRTNPDAYYDGWVDEPGLRREVLDPAGPDGSGRVLPSLWDTTADRASRAGYVDLPPGGVLLVSGALLLGGGLPFDVTVHLVLSPAALARRTDPAQRWTLPAFARYADEVAPASFADVVVRADDPRHPALVEAPVSP; this comes from the coding sequence ATGCGGATCCGACCCATCTCCCCGGAGCGGCTCGTCGCCGAGCTGACCGAGCGCCTCGCCGGCACCGGTGCCCCCGGCCGGCTGAGGGTGGCCGTCGACGGTGCCCCGGCGGCCGGCCCGGACGAGCTCGCCGCCGCGCTGGTCGACCCGCTGCGCGCGCTCGGCCGGCCGGCGCTGCACGTACGCGCCGCCGACTTCCTCCGCCCCGCCTCGGTACGCCTGGAGTACGGCCGGACCAACCCCGACGCGTACTACGACGGCTGGGTCGACGAACCGGGGCTGCGCCGGGAGGTGCTCGACCCGGCCGGGCCCGACGGCTCCGGGCGGGTGTTGCCCTCGCTGTGGGACACCACCGCCGACCGGGCCAGCCGCGCGGGGTACGTCGACCTGCCGCCCGGAGGTGTCCTGCTGGTCAGCGGGGCGCTGCTGCTCGGCGGGGGCCTGCCCTTCGACGTCACGGTCCACCTGGTGCTCTCCCCGGCGGCCCTGGCCCGGCGCACCGACCCGGCGCAGCGGTGGACGCTGCCCGCGTTCGCCCGGTACGCCGACGAGGTCGCCCCAGCCTCGTTCGCCGACGTCGTGGTCCGCGCCGACGATCCCCGGCATCCGGCTCTGGTGGAGGCCCCGGTGTCGCCCTGA
- a CDS encoding DUF72 domain-containing protein has protein sequence MGEIKVGTASWTDRTLLDSGWYPQTADTPEKRLAYYARRFPLVEVDATYYAPPAERTARLWAERTPTGFTFNVKAFSLLTGHPTRVGALYKDLRPDTGKKNLYPDDLPPQAYEEVWTRFLAALDPLVEAGKLGALLFQFPPWFTIRRDNKQYLLEVAKRCAPLRPVYEFRHASWFDGDNADETLAFLRQHRLAYVCVDMPQGHRSSVPPVLAATADLAVVRFHGHSDKWTSRDIHEKFGYRYSDRELRDWAPKLRELADSTGQTHVLMNNCLRDFAQTNAATLAGLLDAG, from the coding sequence ATGGGTGAGATCAAGGTCGGCACCGCCTCCTGGACCGACCGGACGCTGCTGGACTCCGGCTGGTACCCGCAGACCGCCGACACTCCCGAGAAGCGGCTGGCGTACTACGCCCGCCGGTTCCCGCTGGTCGAGGTGGACGCCACCTACTACGCGCCGCCCGCCGAGCGGACGGCGCGGCTGTGGGCCGAACGCACCCCGACCGGCTTCACCTTCAACGTCAAGGCGTTCAGCCTGCTCACCGGGCACCCGACCCGGGTCGGCGCGCTCTACAAGGACCTCCGGCCGGACACGGGGAAGAAGAACCTGTACCCGGACGACCTGCCGCCGCAGGCGTACGAGGAGGTCTGGACGCGCTTCCTCGCCGCGCTGGACCCGCTGGTGGAGGCGGGCAAGCTCGGCGCGTTGCTGTTCCAGTTCCCGCCCTGGTTCACCATCAGGCGGGACAACAAGCAGTACCTGCTGGAGGTGGCGAAGCGGTGCGCCCCGCTGCGCCCGGTCTACGAGTTCCGGCACGCCTCCTGGTTCGACGGCGACAACGCCGACGAGACCCTCGCCTTCCTGCGTCAGCACCGGCTGGCGTACGTCTGCGTGGACATGCCGCAGGGGCACCGCTCGTCGGTGCCCCCGGTGCTGGCCGCCACCGCGGACCTCGCGGTGGTCCGCTTCCACGGGCACAGCGACAAGTGGACCAGCCGGGACATCCACGAGAAGTTCGGCTACCGCTACTCCGACCGGGAGTTGCGCGACTGGGCGCCGAAGCTGCGCGAGCTGGCCGACTCCACCGGGCAGACGCACGTCCTCATGAACAACTGCCTGCGGGACTTCGCGCAGACCAACGCCGCCACCCTCGCCGGGCTGCTAGACGCAGGCTGA
- a CDS encoding GAF and ANTAR domain-containing protein: protein MNLEMRDPAVELLGVLEAAALLRELTAGLIAVDDFDEALDALVRIARDAVTGVSWCGFTALRAGEPAGVAASDARLAGLDDLRHGPDSPAMDAIRRREMILSDRLHRDERWPAWTPRARELGVYGVISAPVDVDDQVIGAINLYAGAADLLTPGHQLTAMLLAEHAGLLLAAVRDRARKAARAGELNPSVLGDGVIGQAIGVIMTQRGCPAEEALDVLRSAASSLDIPLREVADRLVSTVSRPRDN, encoded by the coding sequence GTGAACCTTGAGATGCGGGACCCGGCGGTGGAGCTGCTCGGCGTCCTGGAGGCCGCCGCCCTGCTGCGCGAGCTGACGGCCGGGCTGATCGCGGTCGACGACTTCGACGAGGCGCTGGACGCGCTGGTGCGCATCGCCCGGGACGCGGTGACCGGCGTGAGCTGGTGCGGCTTCACCGCGCTGCGGGCCGGGGAACCGGCCGGCGTGGCCGCCTCCGACGCGCGGCTGGCGGGCCTGGACGACCTGCGGCACGGCCCTGACTCGCCAGCGATGGATGCGATCCGGCGGCGAGAGATGATCCTCTCCGACCGGTTGCACCGCGACGAGCGCTGGCCGGCCTGGACGCCGCGGGCACGGGAGTTGGGCGTGTACGGGGTGATCTCCGCGCCGGTCGACGTCGACGACCAGGTGATCGGGGCGATCAACCTCTACGCCGGCGCCGCCGACCTGCTCACCCCCGGGCACCAGCTCACCGCGATGCTGCTCGCCGAGCACGCCGGGCTGCTCCTCGCCGCGGTCCGCGACCGGGCGCGCAAGGCGGCTCGGGCCGGGGAGCTGAACCCTTCGGTGCTCGGCGACGGGGTGATCGGGCAGGCGATCGGTGTGATCATGACCCAGCGCGGCTGCCCGGCCGAGGAGGCCCTCGACGTGCTGCGCAGCGCGGCGTCGTCGCTGGACATCCCGCTGCGGGAGGTGGCCGACCGGCTGGTTTCCACCGTGTCGCGTCCCCGGGACAACTGA
- a CDS encoding DUF2267 domain-containing protein has protein sequence MAEQLHSAFESSMDKTNLILKDIEQAYGWPKEQRNQSYCALRTVLHLLRDRMPVQESVEFAAQLPVLVRGIYFDGWKPQDVPIKLNRDDFLLEVRQGFPYDVQGGPERVVQVVLDTLRRHVTQGEWEDVKATMPRDLAKIIP, from the coding sequence ATGGCTGAGCAGCTGCATTCCGCGTTCGAGTCCTCGATGGACAAGACCAACCTGATCCTCAAGGACATCGAGCAGGCCTACGGCTGGCCCAAGGAGCAACGCAACCAGTCCTACTGCGCGCTGCGCACCGTGCTGCACCTGCTGCGCGACCGGATGCCGGTGCAGGAGAGCGTGGAGTTCGCCGCACAGCTGCCGGTGCTCGTGCGCGGGATCTACTTCGACGGCTGGAAGCCGCAGGACGTGCCGATCAAGCTCAACCGCGACGACTTCCTGCTGGAGGTCCGGCAGGGCTTCCCGTACGACGTGCAGGGCGGTCCGGAGCGCGTGGTGCAGGTGGTGCTGGACACCCTGCGCCGGCACGTGACCCAGGGCGAGTGGGAGGACGTGAAGGCCACCATGCCCCGCGACCTGGCGAAGATCATTCCCTGA
- a CDS encoding ankyrin repeat domain-containing protein, whose amino-acid sequence MFDLARDGATAELADYVDAGLPVNMTNDKGDTLLILAAYHARPETVAALLARGADHSRTNDRGQTALASAAFRSSTETVRALLAAGADPHHGSPSAVDTARFFDLPDMLTLLTAPTG is encoded by the coding sequence ATGTTCGACCTGGCGCGCGACGGCGCCACCGCCGAACTGGCCGACTACGTCGACGCTGGGCTGCCGGTCAACATGACCAACGACAAGGGCGACACCCTGCTGATCCTGGCGGCGTACCACGCCCGTCCCGAGACCGTCGCCGCGCTGCTCGCCCGCGGCGCCGACCACTCCCGGACCAACGACCGGGGGCAGACGGCGCTGGCGTCCGCCGCCTTCCGCAGCAGCACCGAGACGGTCCGCGCGCTGCTCGCCGCCGGGGCCGACCCGCACCACGGCAGCCCTTCGGCGGTGGACACCGCCCGCTTCTTCGACCTACCCGACATGCTCACGCTGCTGACGGCCCCGACCGGCTGA
- a CDS encoding PIG-L deacetylase family protein, translating to MVLLDQEVAMTEATGPRPLEPVTEQWQRALAIVAHPDDLEFGAAAAVARWTEQGKQIAYCLVTSGEAGIDAMPPPRAREVREREQRESAALVGVETVEFLGLPDGVLEYGVPLRRALAGVVRRHRPEIVITNNFRDTWDGAYALNQADHIVTGRAVLDAVRDAGNRWVFPEQLTDAVEPWNGVRQVWAASSPLAAHGVDVTDTFDRGVASLRAHDAYLTGLGDGGFDAEEFLEGLSRPVGTRLGVRYGASFEVFHVDL from the coding sequence ATGGTCCTCCTCGACCAGGAGGTGGCGATGACGGAGGCGACCGGGCCGCGCCCGCTGGAGCCGGTGACCGAGCAGTGGCAGCGCGCGCTGGCGATCGTGGCGCACCCCGACGACCTGGAGTTCGGCGCCGCCGCCGCGGTCGCCCGCTGGACCGAGCAGGGCAAACAGATTGCCTACTGCCTCGTCACCAGCGGCGAGGCCGGCATCGACGCGATGCCCCCGCCGCGGGCCAGGGAGGTCCGGGAGCGCGAGCAACGCGAGTCGGCGGCCCTGGTCGGGGTGGAGACCGTGGAGTTCCTCGGCCTCCCCGACGGCGTCCTGGAGTACGGCGTGCCACTGCGCCGCGCCCTGGCCGGGGTGGTCCGCCGGCACCGCCCCGAGATCGTGATCACCAACAACTTTCGCGACACCTGGGACGGGGCGTACGCGCTGAACCAGGCCGACCACATCGTCACCGGCCGGGCGGTCCTGGATGCCGTCCGCGACGCCGGCAACCGGTGGGTCTTCCCGGAGCAGCTCACCGACGCGGTCGAGCCGTGGAACGGGGTGCGCCAGGTCTGGGCCGCCTCCTCCCCCCTCGCCGCGCACGGGGTGGACGTCACCGACACCTTCGACCGGGGCGTGGCCTCGCTGCGGGCGCACGACGCGTACCTGACCGGGCTGGGCGACGGCGGCTTCGACGCCGAGGAGTTCCTCGAAGGGCTCAGCCGCCCTGTCGGCACCCGGCTGGGCGTCCGCTACGGCGCTTCCTTCGAGGTCTTCCACGTCGACCTCTGA
- a CDS encoding DUF3500 domain-containing protein encodes MDDPLPEQMRAAATALLAALAEPARAHATHRFDDEAARRWIEYRPRPRPGVCLADLDRAGRKATHRLLATALSPPAYAQAMAIVALEEVLDRAEGWRRGRHSGDYWVAVFGDPARDDAWAWRLEGHHLSVSMTVVADQVSPAPIFFGANPATVRYAGRQVSRPLAVEEDLARALLDAMGPAGRAAAIVADDAPRDIISATRPRVDGPLEPLGVPADRLGPTGSALLDQLVALYLDRLPPELAVREARRLDSGQLHFAWAGPTAPGQRHYYRVQGDDLLIEYDNTADDGNHAHTVLRRPASDFGADVLATHHATSHPIP; translated from the coding sequence GTGGACGATCCGCTACCCGAACAGATGCGCGCCGCCGCCACGGCGCTGTTGGCCGCGCTGGCCGAACCCGCCCGCGCCCACGCCACCCACCGGTTCGACGACGAGGCGGCCCGCCGCTGGATCGAGTACCGGCCACGCCCCCGGCCCGGGGTCTGCCTGGCCGATCTCGACCGCGCCGGGCGCAAGGCCACGCACCGACTGCTGGCCACCGCGCTGAGCCCACCGGCGTACGCCCAGGCGATGGCGATCGTCGCGCTGGAGGAGGTGCTGGACCGGGCAGAGGGATGGCGCCGGGGCCGGCACAGTGGCGACTACTGGGTGGCTGTCTTCGGCGACCCGGCCCGCGACGACGCCTGGGCATGGCGCCTGGAGGGGCACCACCTCTCGGTGAGCATGACCGTGGTGGCCGACCAGGTCTCCCCCGCACCGATCTTCTTCGGCGCCAACCCGGCCACCGTCCGGTACGCCGGCCGCCAGGTCTCCCGGCCGCTGGCCGTGGAGGAGGACCTGGCTCGCGCCCTGCTCGACGCGATGGGCCCGGCCGGCCGGGCCGCGGCGATCGTCGCCGACGACGCGCCCCGGGACATCATCAGCGCCACCCGGCCCCGGGTCGACGGGCCGCTGGAGCCACTCGGGGTGCCCGCCGACCGGCTCGGCCCCACCGGAAGTGCCCTGCTCGACCAGCTCGTGGCGCTCTACCTGGACCGGCTCCCGCCCGAACTGGCCGTCCGGGAAGCCCGCCGGCTGGACTCCGGGCAACTGCACTTCGCCTGGGCCGGTCCGACCGCGCCCGGCCAGCGCCACTACTACCGGGTGCAGGGCGACGACCTGCTCATCGAGTACGACAACACCGCCGACGACGGCAACCACGCGCACACCGTCCTGCGCCGCCCGGCCAGCGACTTCGGCGCGGACGTCCTGGCCACCCACCACGCCACCTCACACCCCATCCCCTGA
- a CDS encoding DUF2231 domain-containing protein, producing MQSRLRVQGHPIQPMLVTFPFGLFVSATVFDLTDVLGGPAFLGEVGYWTSVAALVAAAMAAVAGMIDLWDVPVDRTRRTAITFNLVNVAMAALFLIACLVRADAPQRGASVVLLLTELVALAIGAVGVSLGVRLVRRFDAGRRAEATTFDALTGVPDATIDLAPHRP from the coding sequence ATGCAGAGCCGGCTGCGGGTGCAGGGGCACCCGATCCAACCGATGCTGGTGACGTTCCCGTTCGGGCTCTTCGTGAGCGCGACCGTGTTCGACCTGACCGACGTGCTCGGCGGACCGGCCTTCCTCGGCGAGGTGGGCTACTGGACGTCCGTGGCGGCCCTGGTCGCCGCCGCGATGGCCGCCGTGGCCGGCATGATCGACCTGTGGGACGTGCCGGTTGACCGGACCCGGCGTACGGCGATCACCTTCAACCTGGTGAACGTGGCGATGGCAGCGCTGTTCCTGATCGCCTGCCTGGTCCGCGCGGACGCGCCGCAGCGGGGCGCCTCGGTCGTACTGCTGCTCACCGAGCTGGTGGCCCTGGCCATCGGCGCGGTCGGTGTCTCGCTGGGCGTCCGCCTGGTTCGCCGCTTCGACGCCGGCCGCCGGGCCGAGGCCACCACCTTCGACGCCCTGACCGGTGTCCCCGACGCCACCATCGACCTGGCCCCCCACCGCCCCTGA
- a CDS encoding cysteine dioxygenase yields the protein MPDRRPPDLLAVAHRWAADPARWPVPLRFDPTSRWYARLAQTADHEVWALSWLPGQGTDLHDHGGCGGAFLVVSGVLTEETVGGGVLRPHRLPAGSGRRFGPRHVHLVSNRGDEPAVSVHAYRPALRRMTSYRIVDGRLRVAEVAEAGVAW from the coding sequence ATGCCCGACCGACGCCCACCCGACCTGCTCGCCGTCGCCCACCGCTGGGCCGCCGACCCCGCCCGCTGGCCGGTGCCGCTGCGCTTCGACCCCACCTCCCGGTGGTACGCCCGGCTCGCCCAGACCGCCGACCACGAGGTGTGGGCGTTGAGTTGGCTGCCCGGCCAGGGCACCGACCTGCACGACCACGGCGGCTGCGGCGGCGCGTTCCTGGTGGTGTCCGGAGTCCTGACCGAGGAGACGGTCGGCGGGGGCGTGCTGCGCCCGCACCGGCTGCCGGCCGGATCCGGCCGCCGGTTCGGCCCACGGCACGTGCACCTGGTGTCCAACCGGGGCGACGAGCCGGCGGTGAGCGTCCACGCCTACCGGCCCGCGCTGCGCCGGATGACCAGCTATCGAATCGTGGACGGCCGGCTACGCGTCGCCGAGGTGGCCGAGGCCGGAGTCGCCTGGTGA
- a CDS encoding signal peptidase I yields the protein MDDRVYVGNAGVDGATNAGWLLGHFMPPGDARHSDEVEVKWGVHPAGEARSRWATGERRTALLVLVSGRFRVELPDRTVMLGEPGDYVVWGRGVDHSWYAERESVVLTVRWPSVPGYRVAPPVRR from the coding sequence ATGGACGACAGGGTGTACGTGGGCAACGCGGGCGTCGACGGGGCGACGAACGCCGGCTGGCTGCTCGGTCATTTCATGCCGCCGGGCGACGCTCGGCACAGCGACGAGGTCGAGGTGAAGTGGGGGGTGCATCCGGCCGGGGAGGCGCGCTCCCGATGGGCCACGGGCGAGCGGCGGACGGCCCTGCTGGTGCTGGTCAGCGGCCGGTTCCGGGTCGAGCTGCCGGACCGGACGGTGATGCTCGGCGAACCCGGCGACTACGTGGTGTGGGGACGGGGCGTGGACCACTCGTGGTACGCCGAGCGCGAGTCGGTCGTGTTGACCGTGCGTTGGCCGTCGGTCCCCGGCTACCGGGTGGCGCCGCCGGTCCGCCGCTGA